A stretch of Carboxydocella sporoproducens DSM 16521 DNA encodes these proteins:
- a CDS encoding NAD(P)/FAD-dependent oxidoreductase has protein sequence MACLQREIVIVGNSIAGITAAQELRRLVPWRKITILTAEAEGGFYSKPLLTYFLAQKIQSEQIYIKTAAAIKEQGIEQITDYKVQAIDVNRRLIVDKQGKEIQYQKLLIASGADPVAIDLPGVELKGVTPLRTLEHLQIIKARLQQTQKCAIIGGGLVGLKTAWALRELDKQVSMIISSSYPFSQGLDKRAGEILAAHLIEHGIELIFGDNPVAFTGSPEQGLTALQTARGRTLPAGLAVIGKGVNPNSDFLGREKGIPVNQFQETEYENIYAAGDVTLAKEKVTGKLRNLALWPVAARQGLIAARNMAGYKTAWDDYQPGNSAHFGSLRLITGGLSPLTPAEAEVEVIKDRGKEYQKLVFLEGTLAGFILLGASARIAGPLSWGLGSWKKAQALDWFSRKKAVFVE, from the coding sequence ATGGCCTGTTTACAGCGAGAGATCGTTATTGTCGGCAACAGCATTGCCGGGATTACTGCTGCCCAGGAATTGAGGAGGCTTGTTCCCTGGCGGAAAATCACTATCTTGACTGCTGAGGCAGAGGGCGGATTTTATAGTAAACCGCTATTAACCTACTTTCTGGCTCAGAAAATTCAGTCTGAACAAATCTATATTAAAACGGCTGCGGCCATAAAGGAACAGGGGATTGAACAAATTACCGATTATAAAGTACAGGCTATTGATGTTAACCGGCGACTGATAGTTGATAAACAAGGAAAGGAAATCCAGTATCAAAAGCTATTGATTGCCAGTGGGGCTGACCCTGTGGCTATTGACTTGCCTGGCGTCGAACTCAAAGGTGTTACCCCATTACGTACATTGGAACATCTACAAATCATCAAAGCTAGATTACAGCAAACCCAGAAATGCGCTATCATTGGCGGGGGATTGGTGGGCCTTAAAACTGCCTGGGCTTTGCGGGAACTGGACAAACAGGTAAGCATGATTATTTCCTCCAGTTATCCTTTTTCCCAGGGCCTGGATAAAAGAGCAGGTGAAATCCTGGCAGCTCATTTGATTGAACACGGGATAGAGCTAATTTTCGGGGACAACCCGGTCGCCTTCACTGGCAGTCCAGAACAGGGCCTAACCGCTCTGCAGACGGCCAGGGGCAGAACATTGCCAGCAGGACTTGCGGTTATCGGTAAGGGAGTTAACCCCAATAGCGATTTCCTTGGCCGGGAAAAAGGCATACCGGTTAACCAATTTCAGGAAACAGAGTACGAAAATATCTATGCTGCCGGGGATGTGACCCTGGCCAAAGAAAAAGTTACCGGGAAACTGCGTAACCTGGCCCTTTGGCCGGTAGCAGCCAGACAGGGTTTAATTGCTGCCAGAAATATGGCCGGGTATAAAACAGCCTGGGATGATTATCAACCGGGCAATTCTGCTCATTTTGGCAGTTTGCGGCTGATTACCGGCGGACTTTCACCTTTGACTCCAGCTGAGGCTGAGGTGGAGGTTATAAAAGATAGGGGGAAAGAATACCAGAAGCTTGTTTTCCTTGAAGGAACCCTGGCCGGATTTATTTTGCTTGGAGCATCGGCCCGGATTGCCGGACCTCTTTCCTGGGGTCTAGGGAGTTGGAAAAAAGCGCAAGCACTGGACTGGTTCAGCAGGAAAAAAGCTGTTTTTGTCGAATAA